A segment of the Asinibacterium sp. OR53 genome:
AATTTGGATTTAGCAAATTCATCCGACCACATCTGTGTTTCAATGCTATCCCATATACACCTGAAAACGGTCGCGCCTTTTTCGTTGATATCATTTCGGAGATTCCAGCCTTTCAACAATGCCAGGTATTTTTTATCGGTATCGTCGAGAGATGCTTCGTCGAGGTACTTCAATATAACGGGCCTTGCCATCTCTGCGAATATGTTGTAATTATCGGTTTGCATTTGCTGCATGTCCTGCGGTGTGATGTTATTCATGGCCGACAGCTTTCTGTTGATGATAAAACCCCTATAGGGAGGGAAATTGACAGGCGCTCCGAGGTAATACGGATAGGTGCTGTCTGTAGGCATTTGATTGGCACTGCTCACAAAGCCCCTGTCGGGATTTTTGATCGCCGGGTTTTCGTCAACCGGTATATAACCTTGCCACTGGTAGCTGCTATCGGCCCCGGGTAATACAAAATCGCCCTGTCTTTTCCAGCGCGCAACAAATTTGCCTTGTTGTTTAATGGCTATATCGCCCGACACAGATGCAAAAGCAAAATTCTGCCCCGGGCATTTCCAGGTATTGATGGCGGCGAGGTAATCGTCGTAATTTTTAGCATGGTTCAAGCGAAAAAATACTTCCGGCCCATTGCCGCCCTCGTGGGCAGTCCAGTGAATAGCCAGGTATTTGCCTTCGGTGCTCGCATTCTTGTAACTGTTATCATACATAACCGGACCAAATTCAGTCATGGCGATATTTTCTACCAGGTCTGGTTTCCCCTTGATCCGGATAACTTCTTTCCTGCTATCGGCTTTTTTCCAGGCGCCGTTGTACCAATATTCCTGTAGTGTGGTGTCTTTGAATTTCAGATCGAAATAATCGATCACATCCCTTCCTGCATTGGTTACACCCCAGGCGATGCTATCGTTAAACCCAATGATGACAGAGGGCGCGCCCGGGAAGCTCGCTCCATAAGTGCTGTATTCGGGTGTGGTGATCTGTACTTCGTACCACAAAGACGGAAGGTTCAATCCAAGATGCGGGTCGTTGCAAAGTATCGGGTGTCCGCTTTGGGTTTTGCTGCCCGATACCGCCCAATTGTTGCTGCCATTGTTTTTAGCCGGCAACTCAGGAGGAGCAATGGCTGCAGTTCGTGTATGACCCAGGTAAACAGAATCGGCGCCCGCAGGTTTTTGGGGAACAACAGAAGGTTTTGCAAACTCTGTTCCCCTGGGGATAATAGGATCCAATGAATCCTGAACGGCCGGATACAATTGTTCAAAATCTTTATATCCGAAGTAATTCCTGGCATTGGTCATTTGTAAATCGGTAGTAGTGCCGCGTGCAGTAAGATCGTACGACATGAACATCAGGAAAAGATAGGTCTTGAAAGATGTCCATTCTTCGGGCCGATAGTCGAGCAGTTTGTATTCAAAAGGAATTTGTTCTGGTTTGAGCGATTTGATATAAGCATTTATTCCAGCTGCATACGATTCCACCAGGGCTTTTAGTTCAGGATGATTTTCCATATCCTTTGCAGTCTTCTCTGCTCCATATACCATTCCAAGTCTCCTGAAAAAGCGGTCGGTATTTACACGCCCTTCTCCTACGATCTCACTAAGCCTGCCGCCTGCCACATAAGTCTGGAATTCCATCTGCCACAGCCTGAATTTGGCATGCAGGAAGCCCTGAACATAATAAGCATCCAGGTCATTGTCTGCATAGATATGCGGCACGAGCCGGTCGTCCATATAAACGTCTACTTTGCCTTTCAGTCCGCTTACTTTGATATCGCCATCAAACGAAGCATCAGCAGGTTCTGCATTTTGCCAGAAGCCCTGTTGCGGAGAAAGAAAATATCCCAGCCGGGGTGTTTTGCTTTCACCGGCGGGTAACTGCACATTCAACAACGTGGTTATACCCATCGTAGCTACAGCACTGAGGATACATGGCAGGAGTCTCATAAGGAAGAATGGTTGTGTTATTGAAAATAAGGAAAAAGCCTGACTTAATGAAGATACCCGTTATTGCAGGCAGGTAATTAATTTTTCCATTTCACCATCGGTATTGAATGCATGCAATACAATTCGCAGGCGCTCTTTGCCTTTGGGAACAGTAGGATATAAAATAGGACGGACATCCAGTCCGCTATCCTGTAGCTGCATGGCCAGGTGTTTTACGGCTTCATTGCCCGGAACAATCACTGCTTGTATAGGCGTAAAAGAGACCAGCTTTTCATAAGCCAGGTTGGCTTGTTGAAATCGTTGCACCAATGCTTTCAGCCTTGCTCTTTGTGTATGCATGCCAGGAAACAGCCGGTAACTTTCACCGATAGCCGCTACGGCATGTTCGGGCAAGGCGGTGGAATAGATCAGGCTCCGTGCAAAGTTGATGAGGTAGCTGCGCAATGATGCCGACCCCAATACTACTGCACCATGACAGCCACAGGCTTTACCGAATGTATGCACCCGGGCAAAGACCGAATGCTGGTATTGTTGCTGCTGTACAAGCCCTTCACCCTCTTCTCCTATCACACCTGTTGCATGCGCTTCGTCGATGATGAGGTGGGCATTGTATCGTTGGCTGATGGCAACCAGGTTGCTGAGCGGACAAATATCTCCATCCATACTGAATACCGATTCTGTTACGATGAACAGGTTACCGGTAGCATGCTGCTGAATTTTTTTTTCCAGATCGTTCATGTCGTTATGCGCAAAAGAAAACGACTGAGCAAAAGAGAGTCGCATCCCATCGCGGATGGATGCATGACAGAGCTGGTCGTAGTATATCGTATCTCCTTTCTGCGGCACACAGGATAAGAGTCCCAGGTTCGCATCGTAGCCAGAGTTGAAGAGAAGCGCTGTTGGTGCCTGATGAAAAAGAGCAATTTGCTTTTCCACGGTTTCCATCAACGGATGATTGCCAGCGAGTAACCGGGAGCCTGTAGATCCAGATGCATTATCTGTGTCATGGGTGATGATCTTCCGGTCATGTACCATCCCCAGGTAATCATTGGAACAGAAATCAGCCTTTCCATCGGGCAGGCGGAGGCTGCGCAATGCATCGTGACTGATGCGTTCATTCAGTTTTTTTTGGAGAAAATCATCGGGGTACATCGCTCAAAGCTAAAGTTTTGTTGCAGATATTTGCGGAGGAAATAAATAGCATGATGGAAATATCCGATCATACCAAAAACATACTTGGCCTGCGCCTGCCTACCGATCCGCGTTGGGTGAACCTGACCGAGCTGAGTCTGGAAGCCATCCTCACCGATCATGCTTATTGCGAACAGAAAGCATCTGTTACCTGTATTTCACTCATTCAACGCTATGCGGATAGAGAACAACTCGTTGTTCAATTATCGCCCATCGTTACAGAAGAATGGGGACATTTCCGGCTGGTATTACACGAGTTACAACGTCGCGGACTTAAGCTGGGGCGTCAGCGGAAAGATGCGTATGTAAACAGGCTGCTCGCTTTCCAGCAAAAAGGCGGCAATGAAGAAGGAAGGTTATTGGATCAACTTCTTACCATGGCCATGATCGAAGCCAGGAGCTGTGAGCGTTTCAAACGGCTGAGCGAAGGGTTAACGGATGAATACCTGCGCAATTTCTATCGCCGTTTCATGGAAAGTGAAGCCGGACATTATGCATTATTCATCGATCTGGCAGAACTGTATATCTCCAAAGAACGTGTGAGACAGCGATGGAAAGAGTGGCTGGAACATGAAGTAGCCATCATGCAGGAATTAGAAGTGCGGGGTGATCGTATCCACTGATCTAAAAAGCGAAGTATTGTAGCTCTTCGCTGAAATCCAGGTAGGGATGTTTTTGCTGTAATTGCCAGGTCTTTTCATGATAACTAGCCATGAATTTCCTGTGCTGGGCCGACGTAGCATTAAAAGGGCGGTGGTTATGGGCAATATTGATCTCGGCAATTTCTTTGATCAGGTTTCGTGTATCATCATCCATGCAGGCGCCCAGGAATTTTTCCCATACATATTGCGTGGCCTGGTAGTTGGGGTGCACCAGGTCTTCGGCATAAAACCGGTAATCACGCAGATCATCTATTACCAGTTCATACGCAGGAAAATAATACAGGCGATCGAACTTGTCAACAAGATGATGCACGGCTTGTATCAGCACGGCTTTGCTCCTGTTGTTCTCTATCACTCCTTCACGCAGATGACGTACGGGGCTGATGGTAAAAATGATCTTCAATTTAGGGTTGAAGAAAAACAAGCGGTGGATCATATTATCCAGCACACTCAGCACTTCTTCTATAGCCATGAGGCGCCTGTAAAACCAATCAGCGGGCGCCTTGTGGTTATTGGCAGCTACAGATCCGTGTTTAGCCTGGGGGGCTTTCTCTGTTAAAGTATAAATCCACGCAGAGCCCAGCGTGATCATGATATGATCGGCATTTGACAGGTAAGCATGTGCAGCCGCTGTGGCGGTATTGATCTTTTGCAATGATGCTTCAGCTGTTGTTGCCGAAAAGCGGCTGTGGTGTTTCCAACTATGCCATGCATCGTTGTATTGGAAAAGGTCTGCTGCTGTATAGATAGTATTGTCTACATAGGCCGTGATGGCTTCTGCAACACTTACCGGGTTGAACAGTATACCATTAGGATTATCCATCACTTTGAATTTGTGTTTCTGCAACTTCTCTCCCATATTCTCTGTAAAACAGGAGCCTATCAACATCAGGTTATGCTGGTGTTGAATCGGGTGCAACATTTTCTTCACATCAAATTCAAAATGAAATTTCATAAGTGCAGAAACTCCAGGACTCCAGGGTTATAATTTAATATCCTTGGCATTTACCTTTACCACTTTCCCTTTCTCAGACACAAGAAGAAATGAACCCTCCTTCTTCTTCTTTTCCACCAGTTTTTTTAAGGCAAGTCTATTCCCCTCAATGATTTTAGCTTTTATTTCTGTGGTTTCCATGTCAGATTAAGCATAAGATTGAATAATCGCCCATTTTTCAGAATTATAAACCATAGGCCGCTTTCCCCATTTCCCTTCCGCTATCAACTCCTGATCTGTTCGTGAATTATCGAATAAAAGCCAGAAGTCAACAACATCCTTATACAAAGTAACGAAATTCTTCAGACCTGTTTGGTATCTTCTTATAATAGTTTCACGCGGGATGTCATGTCCGCCAGTTGATACCCGTTGTTTTACACGTTCAATTGCCAATTCAGGACTATCAAGCCACAGAAAAACGAGGCAAATAGCATATCCTTTCTTTTTTGCCTCAATACAAAGATTTACAAAACTTCGTGTTGCCAACGTAGTTTCGAAGGCAAAATCATGTTTTAACTCAATCAATTCATCAATACGTTTGAGCATAATTCTGCCTGCTTCAATAGATACTTTTTCTGGTTGAAATGGCGAAAGTCCTCTGGCTATTTCATCTGCATTTACGAACTCTTTGACGTTCAACAAGTCAGGTAATACCGTAAAAGAAGCGGTTGTTTTTCCCGCTCCATTACACCCTGCTATGATAAATATGGTAGGCAATTTTGAATACAGTTTAGGGCTGGACAAATAGGGTTGTTGCTAAATGAGTACTCATTTTCAAAGCTATTTCGTCCAAATCCAATGATAAGTTTCTTTTTTGAAAATAAGGTATCATCAGCAAAGTATCCATATTTCCGATCAGTTCATCCTGCGCCATGGGGCAGCCGCCGATACCTTTCAGGGCGCCGTCGAAACGCAGGCAACCCGCATCAAGCGCCGCAGTGAGTTTAGCTTCCCAGTTTTGAGCAGTGGAGTGCAGATGCACACCGATAGTAATATCCGGGTGTTGGGGAATCAATGTAATCAGTGCCTTGCTGATCTGGGAGGGAGTGGCTAATCCAACGGTATCGGCCAACGATATAATACGAATATCTTTTTCAGCCATCGCATCAGCCCATTGCAATAAAATATCTTCATTATATGGATCATTGTATGGATTACCGAAACCCATGCTGAGGTAGATCACCAGTTCTTTTCCGGTTTTCAGGCACAATTCCTGAATAGCATCCACCCGCTTCTCACTTTCTTCTATGGTACTGTTGGTATTGCGGAGTTGAAATGTGGGGGAAATGGAAAAAGGAAATCCAAGGTAATGCACCGTATCATACACCACTGCTTCTTCCGCCCCCCGCTCATTGGCTACAATGGCCAATAGTTTTGTAGAAGTACTGCCCAGGTCCAACCCTTTCAATACTTCCCTTGTATCCGCCATTTGCGGAATTGCTTTGGGAGAAACAAAACTCCCGAAATCCAATGTATCAAAACCTACTTGCAGCAATGCATTCAGGTACCGGACCTTATCGGCAGTTGCAATCAAATGCGGCCATCCCTGCATGGCATCGCGGGGACATTCTATAAGCTGCAAAGCAGGCAATAAAGTATCGGCATTCATGACAGCAAGTTACACTAAATGCAAAAGTCAAAAGCAAAACGGTGAGTGCCCGAAATGGGGCACAATGAATAAGCGGTCGTAAGAACGGTTAATCCAAATGCAAGGGATACACCCAAAAGACCAATACCTACAGAATGATAGGGTTTTAATTTCCTATCAAAATAGAAAAAAATGTTTGGATTATTTAATCCGCTGCTTCATGGCTTCATAAAGCACGATCCCCGTTGCCACCGAAACATTGAAGGAATCGAATTTCGTAGCCATAGGGATAGTAAAAAAAGCATCGGCTGCTTTGGCAAGATGCGCCTGCACTCCCCTGCCTTCATCACCCATGATGATACAGCAGGGATTGGGAAAATGGAGCTCAAATAC
Coding sequences within it:
- a CDS encoding penicillin acylase family protein, with translation MRLLPCILSAVATMGITTLLNVQLPAGESKTPRLGYFLSPQQGFWQNAEPADASFDGDIKVSGLKGKVDVYMDDRLVPHIYADNDLDAYYVQGFLHAKFRLWQMEFQTYVAGGRLSEIVGEGRVNTDRFFRRLGMVYGAEKTAKDMENHPELKALVESYAAGINAYIKSLKPEQIPFEYKLLDYRPEEWTSFKTYLFLMFMSYDLTARGTTTDLQMTNARNYFGYKDFEQLYPAVQDSLDPIIPRGTEFAKPSVVPQKPAGADSVYLGHTRTAAIAPPELPAKNNGSNNWAVSGSKTQSGHPILCNDPHLGLNLPSLWYEVQITTPEYSTYGASFPGAPSVIIGFNDSIAWGVTNAGRDVIDYFDLKFKDTTLQEYWYNGAWKKADSRKEVIRIKGKPDLVENIAMTEFGPVMYDNSYKNASTEGKYLAIHWTAHEGGNGPEVFFRLNHAKNYDDYLAAINTWKCPGQNFAFASVSGDIAIKQQGKFVARWKRQGDFVLPGADSSYQWQGYIPVDENPAIKNPDRGFVSSANQMPTDSTYPYYLGAPVNFPPYRGFIINRKLSAMNNITPQDMQQMQTDNYNIFAEMARPVILKYLDEASLDDTDKKYLALLKGWNLRNDINEKGATVFRCIWDSIETQMWSDEFAKSKLPLPWPDESTLLESLIKDSTYRFADDINTPDKKETVRETITKACKKACAYFKQLEKEDKLAWGGFKDTKVTHLLKIPALSRFHLPIGGGTHIINATKDSHGPSWRMIVHLTETVEAYGVYPGGQSGNPGSKYYDTFIDSWASGKYYRLLFLKKQAAQKHEKIKWHISFVNG
- a CDS encoding 8-amino-7-oxononanoate synthase; this encodes MYPDDFLQKKLNERISHDALRSLRLPDGKADFCSNDYLGMVHDRKIITHDTDNASGSTGSRLLAGNHPLMETVEKQIALFHQAPTALLFNSGYDANLGLLSCVPQKGDTIYYDQLCHASIRDGMRLSFAQSFSFAHNDMNDLEKKIQQHATGNLFIVTESVFSMDGDICPLSNLVAISQRYNAHLIIDEAHATGVIGEEGEGLVQQQQYQHSVFARVHTFGKACGCHGAVVLGSASLRSYLINFARSLIYSTALPEHAVAAIGESYRLFPGMHTQRARLKALVQRFQQANLAYEKLVSFTPIQAVIVPGNEAVKHLAMQLQDSGLDVRPILYPTVPKGKERLRIVLHAFNTDGEMEKLITCLQ
- a CDS encoding tRNA-(ms[2]io[6]A)-hydroxylase encodes the protein MMEISDHTKNILGLRLPTDPRWVNLTELSLEAILTDHAYCEQKASVTCISLIQRYADREQLVVQLSPIVTEEWGHFRLVLHELQRRGLKLGRQRKDAYVNRLLAFQQKGGNEEGRLLDQLLTMAMIEARSCERFKRLSEGLTDEYLRNFYRRFMESEAGHYALFIDLAELYISKERVRQRWKEWLEHEVAIMQELEVRGDRIH
- a CDS encoding GSCFA domain-containing protein, giving the protein MKFHFEFDVKKMLHPIQHQHNLMLIGSCFTENMGEKLQKHKFKVMDNPNGILFNPVSVAEAITAYVDNTIYTAADLFQYNDAWHSWKHHSRFSATTAEASLQKINTATAAAHAYLSNADHIMITLGSAWIYTLTEKAPQAKHGSVAANNHKAPADWFYRRLMAIEEVLSVLDNMIHRLFFFNPKLKIIFTISPVRHLREGVIENNRSKAVLIQAVHHLVDKFDRLYYFPAYELVIDDLRDYRFYAEDLVHPNYQATQYVWEKFLGACMDDDTRNLIKEIAEINIAHNHRPFNATSAQHRKFMASYHEKTWQLQQKHPYLDFSEELQYFAF
- a CDS encoding zeta toxin family protein, with protein sequence MPTIFIIAGCNGAGKTTASFTVLPDLLNVKEFVNADEIARGLSPFQPEKVSIEAGRIMLKRIDELIELKHDFAFETTLATRSFVNLCIEAKKKGYAICLVFLWLDSPELAIERVKQRVSTGGHDIPRETIIRRYQTGLKNFVTLYKDVVDFWLLFDNSRTDQELIAEGKWGKRPMVYNSEKWAIIQSYA
- a CDS encoding hydroxymethylglutaryl-CoA lyase gives rise to the protein MNADTLLPALQLIECPRDAMQGWPHLIATADKVRYLNALLQVGFDTLDFGSFVSPKAIPQMADTREVLKGLDLGSTSTKLLAIVANERGAEEAVVYDTVHYLGFPFSISPTFQLRNTNSTIEESEKRVDAIQELCLKTGKELVIYLSMGFGNPYNDPYNEDILLQWADAMAEKDIRIISLADTVGLATPSQISKALITLIPQHPDITIGVHLHSTAQNWEAKLTAALDAGCLRFDGALKGIGGCPMAQDELIGNMDTLLMIPYFQKRNLSLDLDEIALKMSTHLATTLFVQP